A part of Kitasatospora azatica KCTC 9699 genomic DNA contains:
- a CDS encoding RICIN domain-containing protein, which translates to MANGIDGRCLAGWTQGPNGWSLWKAACDGSVTDVDQLWYVYPADHSGSGPISSLNGRVLEPDRGAGGANGARIAIWDNQGLPTQQWSLTYVR; encoded by the coding sequence GTGGCGAACGGGATCGACGGCCGCTGCCTGGCCGGCTGGACACAGGGGCCGAACGGATGGTCGTTGTGGAAGGCGGCGTGCGACGGCTCCGTCACCGATGTCGATCAGCTGTGGTACGTCTACCCGGCCGACCACTCCGGCTCCGGGCCGATCTCCAGCCTCAACGGTCGCGTCCTCGAACCCGACCGCGGCGCGGGCGGTGCCAACGGGGCCCGGATCGCCATCTGGGACAACCAAGGGCTGCCCACTCAGCAGTGGAGCCTCACCTACGTGCGGTGA
- a CDS encoding SRPBCC family protein: MPGFARRGAPHSATLVEFTLTEDDSSEGTRLTLIESGFARLGLPVDEAAERHHANSRNWPGKLDQLRADCQQTRA; this comes from the coding sequence ATGCCCGGCTTCGCTCGGCGAGGAGCCCCGCATTCCGCCACGCTGGTCGAGTTCACGCTGACCGAGGACGACTCGTCGGAAGGCACCAGGCTCACCCTGATCGAGAGCGGCTTTGCGCGGCTCGGCCTGCCGGTCGACGAAGCAGCGGAACGGCACCACGCGAACAGCCGAAACTGGCCCGGCAAGCTCGACCAACTGCGCGCGGACTGCCAACAGACCAGGGCATGA
- a CDS encoding ArsR/SmtB family transcription factor, with the protein MSNAAEAGRAPEDVLVALADQTRREVLAIIVREGGATSTSLAARLPVTRQAVAKHLAVLERAKLVRPRRVGREVQYEVDLQPLKYTRQWMDTLAAAWEHRLSAIKDLAEGNSTP; encoded by the coding sequence ATGAGCAACGCCGCCGAGGCCGGCCGAGCCCCCGAGGATGTCCTGGTGGCGCTGGCCGACCAGACCCGACGCGAGGTGCTCGCCATCATCGTTCGCGAAGGTGGCGCCACCTCGACATCTCTGGCTGCACGCCTTCCCGTCACCCGCCAGGCCGTGGCCAAGCACCTGGCCGTCCTGGAGCGCGCCAAGCTGGTCCGCCCCCGCAGAGTCGGACGCGAAGTCCAGTACGAAGTCGATCTGCAACCGCTGAAGTACACGAGGCAGTGGATGGATACTCTCGCCGCTGCGTGGGAACACCGCCTCAGCGCGATCAAGGACCTGGCGGAAGGAAACAGCACGCCCTGA
- a CDS encoding IS1182 family transposase, giving the protein MGEWAGETVGPDVWETCRELIPVGSVFAFLAEHRGRVFPVEMFADMYPSANGRPSMPPQILAAAITLQALHGLSDFETVQELRCDLRWKAACGLGLYDTAFDPSLLSYFRRRLARSAQPNRVFEAVREVVKATGVLKGRQKRALDSTVLDDAVATQDTVTQLIAAVRAVIREVPGAEAVAAVQCTAHDYRDPGKPRIAWNDQQARADLVDALVGDALRLLGHLPEQQLGEKAANAVGILALVAGQDVEPADGSDGRDGRWRITQGTAPDRVISTVDPQARHVHKTRTRHQDGYKAHLAVEPETVIYTDVELTPGSGSEHHEAAVAAELLAAETEPVEAFGDTAYSTGGTRQALAGHRLYFKPVPQRPAVAGGFVLDDFRIDTAGGTVACPAGTTVALSRDRGPDLPRSANFGDRCTGCWLRERCTTSKTGKALRIQPGYDLQRAARQQAADPAWQAAYRRWRPPVERAVAWLVGHGNRRLRYRGTIKNNAWLHTRAAALNLRTLINLGLDHNGTTWHIRATA; this is encoded by the coding sequence ATGGGGGAATGGGCCGGGGAGACGGTCGGGCCGGATGTGTGGGAGACCTGCCGGGAGTTGATCCCGGTGGGCAGTGTGTTCGCGTTCCTGGCCGAGCATCGTGGCCGGGTGTTTCCAGTGGAGATGTTCGCGGACATGTATCCGTCGGCGAACGGCCGCCCGAGCATGCCTCCGCAGATCCTGGCCGCGGCGATCACGCTGCAGGCCCTGCACGGCTTGTCCGACTTCGAGACGGTGCAGGAACTACGGTGTGACCTTCGTTGGAAGGCCGCCTGCGGGCTGGGCCTGTACGACACGGCGTTCGACCCGTCGCTGCTGTCCTACTTCCGCCGCCGGTTGGCCCGTTCTGCCCAGCCCAACCGGGTGTTCGAGGCCGTGCGGGAGGTCGTGAAGGCGACCGGGGTGTTGAAGGGCCGCCAGAAGCGAGCGCTTGACTCGACCGTGCTGGACGACGCGGTCGCCACTCAGGACACCGTCACCCAGCTGATTGCCGCCGTCCGGGCGGTGATCCGCGAGGTCCCCGGCGCCGAGGCGGTCGCAGCCGTGCAATGCACCGCGCACGACTACCGCGATCCGGGCAAGCCCCGCATCGCCTGGAACGACCAGCAGGCCCGGGCCGATCTGGTGGACGCCCTGGTCGGCGACGCGCTGCGGCTGCTCGGGCACCTGCCCGAGCAGCAACTGGGCGAGAAGGCAGCGAACGCGGTCGGGATCCTGGCCCTGGTCGCCGGGCAGGACGTCGAGCCGGCCGACGGCTCCGACGGGCGTGACGGGCGCTGGCGCATTACCCAAGGGACGGCACCTGACCGCGTCATCTCCACCGTCGATCCCCAGGCCCGGCACGTCCACAAGACCCGCACCCGACACCAGGACGGCTACAAGGCCCACCTCGCCGTCGAACCCGAGACCGTGATCTACACCGACGTCGAGCTCACCCCCGGTAGCGGCAGTGAACACCACGAGGCGGCCGTCGCTGCCGAGTTACTCGCTGCCGAGACCGAGCCGGTGGAGGCGTTCGGCGACACCGCGTACTCCACCGGAGGGACCCGCCAGGCCCTGGCCGGCCACCGCCTCTACTTCAAGCCGGTGCCGCAACGACCCGCTGTTGCGGGCGGGTTCGTCCTGGACGATTTCCGCATTGATACCGCCGGGGGCACGGTCGCCTGCCCAGCCGGCACGACCGTTGCGCTCTCGCGCGATCGAGGCCCTGACCTTCCCCGCTCGGCAAACTTCGGGGACCGGTGCACCGGCTGCTGGCTCCGTGAGCGGTGCACGACCTCCAAGACCGGCAAGGCCCTGCGGATCCAGCCCGGCTACGACCTCCAGCGCGCCGCACGGCAACAAGCCGCCGATCCCGCCTGGCAGGCCGCCTACCGCCGATGGCGGCCCCCGGTCGAACGAGCCGTGGCCTGGCTCGTCGGACACGGAAACCGCCGACTGCGCTATCGAGGAACGATCAAGAACAACGCCTGGCTCCACACCCGCGCTGCCGCCCTCAACCTCCGAACACTCATCAACCTCGGACTCGACCACAACGGCACCACCTGGCACATCCGGGCCACCGCCTGA
- a CDS encoding peptidase yields MLALACGASTAAADGQGQTPPSTAAADGQGQRPPSTAEGSIGLQLLDAPRDREADPRAHMYIVDHLAPGTVIHRRLQVTNTSDVDQRVDLYAGSAEVDGGTFTVEADRTQNELTTWVSVDDCVSDSDVSGGAAGCGTPSTGPSMPPSSAVRDVPAHGTAVVRVNVRVPPKASAGERYAVLWAQVAGSAGPRANVRLVNRVGVRIYLDVGPGGEPPSDFKIEELTPARAPDGTPRVLAKVHNTGKRALDLTGSMSMTDGPGSLSAGPFTVNLGTTLGIDETEPVTVPLDRQLPNGPWKVRLTLASGLIHHTVTATMTFPSGSQVGASVTPDPADSPSMTRGVAMGVSAVALLAFCGYRMVRRRRVG; encoded by the coding sequence GTGCTCGCGTTGGCTTGTGGCGCGAGCACCGCCGCGGCCGACGGTCAGGGTCAGACGCCGCCCTCCACCGCCGCGGCCGACGGTCAGGGTCAGAGGCCGCCCTCCACCGCCGAGGGCAGCATCGGCCTGCAACTGCTCGACGCACCCCGGGACCGTGAAGCCGACCCGCGCGCACACATGTACATCGTGGACCACCTCGCGCCCGGCACCGTCATCCACCGCCGGCTGCAGGTGACGAACACCTCCGACGTCGACCAGCGCGTCGACCTGTACGCGGGCTCCGCCGAGGTCGACGGCGGCACCTTCACCGTCGAAGCCGACCGTACCCAAAACGAGCTCACGACCTGGGTGTCGGTGGACGATTGCGTCTCGGACTCGGACGTGTCCGGTGGGGCGGCGGGCTGCGGCACACCGAGTACCGGGCCCTCCATGCCGCCGTCCTCCGCCGTGCGCGACGTCCCGGCGCACGGCACGGCCGTGGTCCGGGTCAACGTCCGGGTGCCGCCGAAGGCGTCCGCCGGCGAACGGTACGCCGTCCTGTGGGCGCAGGTCGCGGGCTCTGCCGGCCCGCGTGCGAACGTCCGCCTGGTCAACCGCGTGGGAGTGCGGATCTACCTCGACGTCGGTCCCGGGGGCGAGCCGCCGTCCGACTTCAAGATCGAGGAGCTGACTCCCGCGCGTGCGCCCGACGGCACGCCGAGGGTGCTGGCCAAGGTCCACAACACCGGCAAGCGTGCCCTGGACCTGACCGGATCGATGTCGATGACCGACGGGCCCGGATCCCTCAGCGCCGGTCCCTTCACGGTGAACCTCGGCACCACACTCGGCATCGACGAGACCGAGCCCGTTACCGTCCCCCTGGACAGGCAGCTTCCCAACGGCCCGTGGAAGGTCCGTCTCACGCTGGCCAGCGGTCTGATCCATCACACCGTCACGGCCACCATGACCTTCCCCAGCGGCTCCCAAGTCGGCGCATCGGTCACACCGGACCCGGCGGACTCCCCTTCGATGACGCGGGGCGTGGCCATGGGCGTTTCAGCCGTGGCCCTCCTGGCCTTCTGCGGCTACCGGATGGTTCGCCGCAGAAGGGTGGGCTGA
- a CDS encoding Vgb family protein, protein MQRDRESDIGLIRVSRYRPAPQPPPHPPTPMTRVIPAFRLPRCPSERCPVFQRPGRIKRLYRALAVLALTVAVSAPGTVAFGDSVHHPGPPLRPWVKSCLRHRGPAGLVNCLSFFAKHDRPKALQPRLAIDELATPTADSAPVGITAGPDGALWFTENAADAVGRVTTTGTFTEFSVPTSGAGPAEITVGPDGALWFTESSTDKIGRITTGGSVTEYALPTSGAYPWGITVGPDGALWFAEPGAGNVGRITTGGSVTEYAVPTSGAYPVSITAGPDGALWFTELLSGSIGRITTGGSVTEYAVPSLDSLPVGITTGPDGALWFTDAGAAQIGKVTTAGNFTGYDLTDSVFPFPWGITTGPDGALWFTENAGNDIGRITTSGTISELSIPTSGSNPLEITTGSDDNLWFTENSASQIGRVTP, encoded by the coding sequence GTGCAGCGCGATCGCGAAAGCGATATCGGCCTGATCCGCGTGTCGCGGTATCGACCGGCCCCCCAACCACCACCACACCCCCCGACGCCGATGACGCGTGTCATCCCGGCGTTCCGGCTCCCGCGGTGTCCTTCGGAAAGGTGTCCCGTGTTCCAGCGTCCTGGCCGCATCAAGCGGCTCTATCGCGCGCTCGCCGTCCTTGCCCTGACGGTCGCTGTCAGCGCGCCCGGCACTGTCGCCTTCGGTGACTCCGTACATCATCCCGGGCCGCCTCTGCGCCCGTGGGTGAAGTCCTGCCTCCGGCATCGGGGGCCTGCCGGGCTCGTGAACTGCCTCAGCTTCTTCGCGAAGCACGACCGCCCGAAGGCGTTGCAGCCTCGCCTGGCCATCGACGAATTGGCGACACCGACCGCCGATTCGGCCCCGGTCGGTATCACCGCGGGGCCCGACGGCGCCCTGTGGTTCACCGAGAACGCCGCAGACGCGGTGGGACGCGTCACCACGACCGGCACGTTCACCGAGTTCTCGGTGCCCACCAGCGGCGCCGGGCCGGCCGAGATCACCGTGGGGCCGGACGGCGCCCTGTGGTTCACCGAGTCGAGCACCGACAAGATCGGCCGGATCACCACGGGCGGTTCGGTCACCGAGTACGCGCTCCCCACCTCGGGCGCCTACCCCTGGGGCATCACCGTCGGACCTGACGGAGCCCTGTGGTTCGCGGAACCGGGCGCCGGCAACGTCGGACGGATCACCACGGGCGGTTCGGTCACCGAATACGCGGTTCCGACCTCGGGCGCCTACCCGGTGAGCATCACCGCCGGGCCGGACGGGGCCCTGTGGTTCACCGAACTGCTGTCCGGAAGCATCGGACGGATCACCACCGGCGGTTCGGTCACCGAGTACGCGGTTCCCTCGTTGGACTCGCTGCCCGTCGGCATCACCACAGGGCCGGACGGGGCCCTGTGGTTCACGGACGCCGGGGCAGCGCAGATCGGAAAGGTCACCACGGCCGGCAACTTCACCGGCTACGACCTCACGGATTCCGTCTTCCCGTTCCCGTGGGGCATCACCACCGGGCCGGACGGGGCCCTGTGGTTCACCGAGAACGCCGGCAACGACATCGGCCGCATCACGACGTCGGGCACGATCTCGGAACTGTCGATCCCGACCTCCGGCTCGAACCCGCTGGAGATCACCACCGGATCCGACGACAACCTCTGGTTCACCGAGAACTCCGCGAGCCAGATCGGACGGGTCACCCCCTGA
- a CDS encoding DUF6417 family protein has product MELSKAEVDILRRVLALASELGEFRAEALTAALSRALPIAGTHRWTLQTTEEQMTVIEAAFRLDALAGGSTRSHNRFLRTYRQLGHHKTVGLTSIPDPRHEVPAQADGAPG; this is encoded by the coding sequence GTGGAGCTGTCGAAGGCGGAGGTGGACATCCTGCGCCGCGTCCTCGCGCTCGCAAGCGAGCTCGGCGAGTTCCGTGCCGAGGCACTCACCGCCGCACTCTCACGAGCCCTGCCCATCGCGGGCACCCATCGCTGGACGCTGCAGACCACCGAGGAACAGATGACCGTGATCGAGGCAGCGTTCCGCCTCGACGCCCTGGCCGGCGGCAGCACCCGAAGCCACAACCGCTTCCTGCGCACCTACCGGCAGCTGGGCCACCACAAAACGGTTGGCCTCACCAGCATCCCCGACCCGCGGCACGAGGTTCCTGCGCAGGCAGACGGTGCGCCAGGATGA
- a CDS encoding choice-of-anchor P family protein, which translates to MDSRTRRSIAIAAISTLAGAICSATPAHAALASPIATAYVASSDAFGTFSAVPPTPSSTYPPGGTSTQAGLAAGPFFTNSTLTAITAGDPVAGTSSASATVQTIDSSLGLGFLSLTGVHASCEAGPGGATGSGVISGGFVSTPTTPALASPSATRAPAAPRISLPLPANAAPNTVVTIPAVGQVTLNEQSTDADGVLTVNAVHVVLPGVVQTNIILGHVTCGGAQPAPSIVKSAAEASFVPGETIHYTYHVRNNGTEPMTGITVTDSGPGTPTVSCPTDPLVPGGSEDCTATYTATDADAVAGKITNTATLTAQLGTATPRAKRAPQTVTATSNKVTVPLRALTVTKSAIEADFKAPGETIHYTYTVTNTGQAALSGLTVTDLTPGVAISGCGTDQLDPGESTTCQATYVTTAADVAAKTILDQGTATASDPGGQTVTATSESVTTPLTAVAVVKKATEAEFTAAGQTIHYTYTVTNTGAEALNGITVTDSGPGAPTVTCPTDVLAPGASMDCTATYTTTDADVAAGKVVDAAAVSGTGKSGQVVTADSKSVTVPFAGLKIVKAVQETAFSDDGQQLHYTFTVTNVGNVPLSSLAVTDASPAYTAVSCPVTSLAPGASTTCTATYVTTHEDIEDGRITDTATVTASTPDSTVVNAVSNTVTIVACDPCDDRDHGGCPDGDPGDDHHHHHHGDGGVPRPGPENEHPKHITGGQRPGLSDPASYQHTEAYPHTEAYPHGGSLAQTGSATTEMGLTAAGLLGVGTFLLRGWGTRGGRAARRRR; encoded by the coding sequence TTGGACTCACGCACCAGACGCAGCATCGCCATCGCTGCAATCAGCACCCTCGCGGGCGCGATCTGCTCCGCCACCCCGGCTCACGCGGCACTGGCCTCTCCCATCGCCACCGCCTACGTCGCCTCGTCCGATGCCTTCGGGACGTTCAGCGCGGTGCCCCCGACGCCTTCCTCGACCTATCCGCCCGGCGGTACGTCGACCCAAGCCGGCCTCGCCGCGGGCCCGTTCTTCACCAACTCGACGCTGACCGCCATCACCGCCGGGGATCCGGTCGCCGGGACCTCCAGCGCCTCGGCCACGGTGCAGACGATCGACTCGTCGCTCGGCCTGGGCTTCCTGAGCCTCACCGGCGTGCACGCCAGTTGCGAGGCGGGCCCCGGCGGCGCGACCGGGTCCGGGGTGATCTCCGGGGGCTTCGTCTCCACTCCGACGACGCCCGCCCTGGCGTCCCCCAGCGCGACCCGTGCCCCTGCGGCCCCGCGCATTTCGCTGCCCCTCCCGGCGAACGCTGCGCCCAACACCGTCGTCACCATCCCGGCTGTCGGGCAGGTCACGCTCAATGAGCAGTCGACGGACGCCGACGGCGTGCTGACGGTCAACGCCGTCCACGTGGTACTGCCGGGTGTCGTCCAAACCAACATCATCCTGGGGCATGTCACCTGCGGTGGCGCACAGCCGGCCCCCTCGATCGTCAAGAGCGCGGCGGAGGCCTCCTTCGTCCCCGGGGAGACGATCCACTACACCTACCACGTGCGCAACAACGGCACCGAGCCGATGACCGGCATCACCGTGACGGACAGCGGACCGGGCACGCCCACGGTCAGCTGCCCCACGGACCCCTTGGTCCCGGGCGGCTCGGAGGACTGCACCGCCACGTACACCGCGACCGACGCGGACGCGGTGGCGGGGAAGATCACCAACACCGCCACCCTCACCGCTCAGCTGGGCACGGCCACCCCCCGTGCCAAGCGCGCCCCCCAGACCGTGACCGCCACCAGCAACAAGGTGACGGTGCCGCTCAGGGCGCTGACGGTCACGAAGTCGGCGATCGAAGCCGACTTCAAGGCTCCCGGTGAGACGATCCACTACACGTACACCGTCACCAACACCGGTCAGGCCGCTCTGAGCGGCCTGACCGTGACGGACCTGACGCCCGGGGTCGCCATCTCCGGCTGCGGAACCGACCAGCTGGACCCCGGCGAGTCGACGACCTGTCAGGCCACCTACGTCACGACGGCGGCCGACGTCGCCGCCAAGACGATCCTGGACCAGGGCACAGCCACCGCCAGCGACCCCGGCGGCCAGACGGTGACGGCCACCAGCGAGTCCGTCACCACTCCCCTGACCGCCGTGGCAGTGGTCAAGAAGGCAACCGAGGCCGAGTTCACCGCGGCCGGGCAGACGATCCACTACACGTACACCGTCACCAACACCGGCGCGGAGGCGCTGAACGGCATCACGGTGACCGACAGCGGCCCCGGGGCGCCGACGGTCACCTGTCCGACGGACGTGCTGGCGCCCGGTGCCTCGATGGACTGCACCGCCACCTACACCACCACCGACGCGGATGTGGCTGCCGGCAAGGTCGTCGACGCCGCGGCGGTGTCGGGCACGGGGAAGTCCGGCCAGGTCGTCACCGCCGACAGCAAGAGCGTCACCGTGCCGTTCGCCGGACTGAAGATCGTCAAGGCTGTCCAGGAGACCGCCTTCTCGGACGACGGGCAGCAGCTGCACTACACCTTCACGGTCACCAACGTCGGTAACGTCCCGCTGAGTTCACTCGCGGTCACGGACGCCTCGCCGGCCTACACGGCGGTGTCGTGCCCCGTGACCTCGTTGGCGCCGGGTGCCTCCACCACCTGCACCGCCACGTACGTCACCACCCACGAGGACATCGAGGACGGGAGGATCACCGACACCGCGACCGTCACCGCGTCCACCCCTGACAGCACCGTGGTGAACGCCGTGAGCAACACGGTCACGATCGTCGCCTGCGACCCGTGTGATGACCGCGACCACGGCGGCTGCCCGGACGGCGACCCCGGGGACGACCACCACCACCATCACCACGGGGACGGTGGTGTGCCCCGTCCCGGTCCGGAGAACGAGCACCCGAAGCACATCACGGGCGGCCAACGCCCGGGGCTTTCGGACCCCGCGTCCTACCAGCACACCGAGGCCTACCCGCACACCGAGGCCTACCCGCACGGCGGTTCTCTGGCCCAGACCGGGAGCGCGACCACGGAGATGGGACTCACCGCAGCCGGCCTGCTGGGCGTAGGCACGTTCCTGCTGCGGGGTTGGGGCACCCGCGGGGGCCGCGCGGCGCGACGACGCAGATGA
- a CDS encoding sigma-70 family RNA polymerase sigma factor produces MYLPTQNDAAAPAHPETTASHHSDSSSLPRGESTLPPPCPHTLNSVRRTGADTDAGRCAYCATFDDPTVELVRRAQEGDSEAFALLYSTYSNLVYRYIYQRVGNWAVAQDLTSDTFMRMLSKIGIFRWKGRRFDAWLVTIARNLVIDYFKSSRVRLEVSTSNVPDGSDFERSAEEQVLESLSQAALMTVVCELTAQQRECIILRLVHECTVAETAMIMDKSHGAVKSLLCRAVRNLTALERTRRQREELEGLAPRRPPQGRSHSGLHGYPNGVGRAPEPRHHMEVAAS; encoded by the coding sequence GTGTACCTGCCCACCCAGAACGACGCAGCTGCTCCGGCCCACCCGGAGACCACCGCCAGCCACCATTCCGATTCCAGCAGCCTGCCCCGCGGGGAGAGCACGCTCCCGCCTCCGTGCCCTCACACCCTGAACTCCGTCCGGCGGACCGGAGCAGACACAGACGCCGGCCGCTGCGCGTATTGTGCGACATTCGACGACCCGACGGTCGAGCTCGTACGGCGAGCGCAGGAAGGCGACAGTGAGGCCTTCGCGCTTCTCTACAGCACGTACTCCAACCTCGTCTATCGCTACATCTACCAGCGGGTCGGAAACTGGGCGGTCGCCCAGGACCTGACCAGCGACACCTTCATGCGGATGCTGTCCAAGATCGGTATCTTCAGATGGAAGGGCCGCAGGTTCGATGCCTGGCTGGTCACGATCGCCCGCAACCTGGTGATCGACTACTTCAAGTCCAGCCGGGTCCGCCTGGAGGTCAGCACCAGCAATGTGCCGGATGGCTCGGACTTCGAGCGCAGCGCTGAGGAGCAGGTCCTGGAGTCGCTCTCCCAGGCGGCACTGATGACAGTCGTATGCGAGCTGACTGCGCAGCAGCGGGAGTGCATCATCCTGCGTCTGGTCCACGAGTGCACGGTCGCCGAGACAGCCATGATCATGGACAAGAGCCACGGTGCCGTCAAGAGCCTTCTATGTCGCGCGGTACGCAACCTCACCGCGCTGGAGCGAACCCGTCGACAGCGCGAGGAACTTGAGGGCCTGGCGCCGCGCCGGCCACCCCAGGGCAGGAGTCACTCGGGGCTCCACGGTTACCCGAACGGTGTGGGCCGCGCGCCCGAGCCTCGACATCACATGGAAGTTGCCGCCTCCTAG
- a CDS encoding ATP-binding protein, whose translation MSENLTRTIELTVEDHAWLTCSQRSPGLARRRLRDFLDQVEDGSRFSWVGELLLSELVTNAWLHGTPSQQLVRVGFAVNQERLVIEVDDAGSASPDLRLATGDQESGRGLLLVSQLALEWGWHPREGLGKRVWCAVGPEDADAAV comes from the coding sequence GTGTCTGAAAATCTCACCAGGACAATCGAGTTGACAGTGGAGGACCATGCCTGGCTGACGTGCAGCCAGCGCTCGCCCGGCCTGGCGCGCCGGCGGCTGCGAGACTTTCTGGACCAGGTCGAGGATGGGAGCCGGTTCTCCTGGGTCGGGGAACTGCTGTTGAGCGAGCTGGTCACGAACGCCTGGTTGCACGGAACGCCATCGCAGCAGTTGGTGCGGGTCGGGTTCGCAGTGAACCAGGAGCGGCTGGTGATCGAGGTGGATGACGCCGGCAGCGCGTCACCCGATCTACGTCTGGCGACGGGCGATCAGGAATCCGGTCGAGGGCTGCTGCTGGTCAGCCAGCTCGCACTGGAGTGGGGCTGGCACCCCCGAGAAGGCCTGGGAAAGCGAGTGTGGTGCGCGGTCGGCCCAGAGGACGCGGACGCCGCCGTGTGA